A single window of Paenibacillus sp. SYP-B4298 DNA harbors:
- a CDS encoding ABC transporter permease, with amino-acid sequence MHYFSLYLEYIKLRMMGVAEYRKAFIMGGLAQFASYGAEFFVLWIIVDRFQSINGWGAYEVLFLFALNLCSYALAGFFFFNPTTNLSQMVQNGSFDEVLTKPLNSFVYLICREFNSAYISHLLLSIGVIVLCVRNMEQVVGAWDIVMLIVFIISGALIQAAGLIMTAVPSFWIVETQGLRGVLFFQIKNFIQYPITIYNKAIQIVLTFILPYAFINFYPAQYFFAKEGALFSQGIQYLSPLVGVVLFILSYRFWFIGINHYKSTGS; translated from the coding sequence ATGCACTACTTCAGCTTATATCTCGAATATATCAAACTGAGAATGATGGGCGTCGCCGAATACCGCAAAGCTTTCATTATGGGGGGACTCGCACAGTTCGCCTCCTATGGAGCGGAGTTTTTCGTGCTGTGGATTATTGTCGACAGGTTCCAGTCGATCAATGGCTGGGGAGCCTACGAGGTATTGTTTTTATTTGCGCTGAATCTATGCTCCTACGCGCTGGCGGGCTTTTTCTTTTTTAATCCGACGACGAATTTGAGCCAGATGGTTCAGAATGGTTCGTTTGACGAGGTGTTGACCAAGCCGCTCAACAGCTTTGTCTATTTGATCTGCCGGGAATTCAACAGTGCGTATATCAGTCATCTGCTCCTCTCCATCGGGGTGATTGTGCTATGCGTGCGCAACATGGAGCAGGTGGTAGGGGCGTGGGACATTGTGATGCTGATCGTCTTCATTATCAGCGGTGCGTTGATTCAGGCAGCCGGACTGATTATGACCGCGGTTCCGTCCTTTTGGATCGTGGAGACGCAGGGCCTGCGAGGCGTCTTATTCTTCCAGATCAAGAACTTCATTCAGTATCCGATTACCATCTACAACAAGGCGATTCAGATTGTCCTGACCTTTATATTGCCGTATGCATTTATTAACTTTTATCCAGCCCAGTATTTCTTCGCCAAGGAAGGCGCCCTATTCAGCCAGGGCATTCAGTATCTCTCGCCGCTTGTAGGCGTTGTGCTCTTCATCTTGTCTTATCGATTCTGGTTTATAGGAATCAATCACTATAAAAGTACAGGTTCCTAG
- a CDS encoding LacI family DNA-binding transcriptional regulator: protein MAKWTMKEIAKLANVSQATVSRVINGNKGVNEEAARRVQEVIQSVGFVPNKAAQTLKHNQSNIIGLSVTETYNPYFIEIIDTLELEARKNGYSILLHNAKHNPITEWDNIQNFIARQVDGIIIVPTGDYNLQRISKLPVPVVVMTQNREMFDSIGLDHMKAGKIAGETFIYAGHQRFGFIGTTPDDKFLGYKSALYENGFEFDPANYIQLEESSNTNFLMRRDIDAYLNRVGSFDFTCVFTANDVMALEFIKAAQERQIRIPEDISVIGFDDTYLAKMMEISSIHQPIEDMVKMTIEIMLNRIDHEASPGTEKVQIKLDPALIERRTSNRKKASGRA from the coding sequence ATGGCGAAATGGACGATGAAGGAGATCGCCAAGCTGGCGAATGTGTCCCAGGCGACCGTCTCCCGGGTCATCAACGGCAATAAAGGTGTGAACGAAGAGGCGGCACGGCGTGTGCAGGAGGTCATCCAGAGCGTGGGCTTTGTGCCGAACAAGGCGGCGCAGACGCTGAAGCATAATCAATCCAATATTATCGGGCTGTCGGTTACAGAGACGTACAACCCGTATTTTATCGAGATTATCGACACGCTGGAGCTGGAGGCGCGCAAGAATGGCTACAGCATACTGCTGCATAATGCCAAGCATAATCCGATTACCGAATGGGACAATATCCAGAACTTCATTGCCCGTCAGGTAGACGGCATCATCATCGTGCCTACTGGCGACTACAACCTGCAGCGAATCAGCAAGCTTCCGGTTCCGGTCGTCGTGATGACGCAGAATCGGGAGATGTTCGACAGCATAGGACTGGATCATATGAAGGCGGGCAAGATTGCGGGAGAGACCTTCATCTATGCCGGGCACCAGAGATTCGGCTTCATTGGTACAACGCCGGATGATAAGTTTCTGGGCTACAAGAGTGCGCTATATGAGAATGGGTTTGAATTCGATCCAGCGAATTATATCCAGCTTGAGGAGAGCTCGAATACGAATTTCCTGATGCGGCGGGATATTGATGCCTATCTGAATCGGGTCGGGTCGTTCGATTTCACCTGTGTATTTACGGCGAATGATGTGATGGCACTCGAATTCATCAAGGCGGCGCAGGAGCGGCAGATCCGTATTCCGGAGGATATTAGCGTCATCGGCTTCGACGATACGTACCTGGCGAAAATGATGGAAATCTCCAGCATCCATCAGCCGATCGAGGACATGGTGAAGATGACGATCGAGATTATGCTGAATCGGATCGACCATGAAGCGTCGCCTGGCACCGAGAAGGTTCAGATCAAGCTTGATCCGGCGCTGATTGAGCGCCGCACCTCGAATCGGAAGAAAGCATCGGGCAGGGCTTGA
- a CDS encoding YwaF family protein codes for METIASWFAASHPGGFIAFSASHRIVLALFVLAVLMLYLLRQHLSHPRRRIAGRFILAVLLIGCELSLNIWYIAQGVFRAKDTLPLELCSISLYLCIIMLLCRSYAAYQIAYFTGIGGALQALLTPVLAYPFPHFRFIVFFLSHALIILSALYMTWVEDMRPTWRSILITMGFLNVLLIIVSGVNALTGGNYMFVARKPETASLLDLLGPYPWYLLSLEAVALVLFVLLYLPFALSDLRRRRQRAISDS; via the coding sequence ATGGAGACGATCGCCAGTTGGTTCGCAGCAAGCCATCCCGGAGGCTTTATCGCCTTCTCCGCCTCGCACCGCATCGTACTCGCTCTATTTGTATTGGCTGTGCTGATGCTATACCTGCTGCGCCAGCACCTCTCCCATCCACGCCGCCGCATAGCTGGTCGCTTCATCCTGGCCGTGCTGCTGATCGGCTGCGAGCTGTCCTTAAATATATGGTATATCGCGCAAGGTGTATTCCGCGCCAAGGATACACTGCCGCTGGAGCTATGCAGCATCTCATTGTATTTGTGCATCATAATGCTGCTATGTCGCAGCTATGCCGCGTATCAGATCGCTTACTTCACCGGCATCGGCGGCGCACTGCAAGCACTGCTTACTCCAGTGCTCGCTTATCCATTTCCGCATTTCCGGTTCATCGTCTTCTTCCTCTCCCATGCGCTCATCATTTTGTCCGCGCTCTACATGACATGGGTAGAGGACATGCGTCCGACCTGGCGATCGATCCTGATTACGATGGGCTTCCTCAATGTGCTGCTCATTATCGTCAGCGGCGTCAATGCTCTGACCGGAGGCAACTATATGTTCGTCGCCCGCAAGCCAGAGACCGCTTCCCTGCTCGATCTGCTTGGCCCTTACCCCTGGTACCTGCTGTCGCTAGAGGCCGTGGCGCTGGTGCTGTTCGTGCTGCTCTACCTGCCGTTCGCCCTGTCTGACCTGCGCCGCAGGCGGCAGCGCGCAATCAGCGACTCATGA
- a CDS encoding ABC transporter permease, producing the protein MALYLEFFRKAFQERYAFRFNFYITILASIFLLVIQINVWTALYSNKGTISSINLNEMVSYVIIASVVVALTKSGAGSKIAERVENGNIVLDLMKPVNFKQYLFSEDLGKNLFQAIFVTVPAIAVTWLFYDFSIGGAMESLLLFLPSLVLGILIAFQIHYIFGLLAFWLETSWYIPFFIGAMFDLFAGSVVPLWFYPKWLYDMCQFLPFRFIFFEPISIYLGKYALHQIVNLLLLQAGWLVVLILIEKIVWMRVQHKLAVHGG; encoded by the coding sequence ATGGCTTTGTACTTGGAGTTTTTTAGGAAGGCTTTTCAGGAGAGGTATGCTTTTCGCTTTAATTTCTACATTACCATACTGGCGAGCATCTTTTTGCTGGTGATTCAGATCAATGTCTGGACTGCTCTATACAGCAATAAGGGAACGATCAGCAGCATCAATCTCAATGAAATGGTCAGTTATGTCATCATCGCCTCTGTCGTTGTCGCCTTAACCAAATCCGGGGCAGGCAGCAAAATAGCGGAGCGGGTAGAGAATGGCAATATTGTGCTGGATTTGATGAAGCCTGTTAATTTCAAGCAATATTTATTCTCCGAGGACTTGGGAAAAAATCTGTTCCAGGCGATATTCGTCACTGTTCCGGCTATAGCGGTTACGTGGCTGTTCTATGATTTCTCGATTGGCGGCGCGATGGAGAGTCTGCTCTTATTTCTGCCAAGCTTGGTACTGGGCATTTTGATTGCCTTTCAGATTCATTACATATTCGGCTTATTGGCCTTCTGGCTGGAAACCTCATGGTACATCCCGTTCTTCATTGGCGCCATGTTCGACCTGTTTGCCGGCTCGGTCGTTCCACTGTGGTTTTATCCGAAGTGGCTGTATGATATGTGTCAGTTCCTTCCGTTCCGCTTCATATTCTTCGAGCCCATCTCTATCTATCTGGGCAAATATGCGCTGCATCAGATTGTAAATCTCCTGCTCCTGCAGGCGGGCTGGTTGGTGGTGCTGATCCTGATCGAGAAGATCGTGTGGATGAGAGTTCAACATAAATTGGCCGTTCACGGAGGGTGA
- a CDS encoding carbohydrate ABC transporter permease codes for MKLVRKVLFYVLAIALALQFLIPLVWMVVSSFKLDSAIYRDVSTIYAIVPKFSDMSLQSYKELLGFYNIFTNLLNSLIYASVTVIFGLTINSLAGYALGRFNFPFKDSILLFIIALMIVPIEATILPMFLVVNELGMINTIPGYLVPFFVNVMNVFLFRQHFLSFPEELIEASKIDGLGEIRTFFQIVVPSSLNMYITVGILTFLASWNDFLWPVMALSKSELMPIQVALNAIFSDTYNIFTSHIMAALTMVTIPIVVLYIIFQKYIVEGSLQSGIK; via the coding sequence ATGAAGCTCGTTCGAAAGGTATTATTTTATGTGCTGGCGATCGCGCTGGCGTTGCAGTTTCTTATTCCGCTCGTCTGGATGGTCGTCTCCTCCTTCAAGCTGGACAGCGCCATCTACCGGGATGTGAGCACCATCTATGCGATTGTTCCGAAGTTCTCGGATATGTCGCTGCAATCGTATAAGGAGCTGCTCGGCTTTTACAATATTTTCACCAATCTGCTGAACAGCCTGATCTACGCCAGCGTGACGGTTATCTTCGGATTGACGATTAATTCATTGGCAGGCTACGCGCTCGGGCGCTTCAATTTCCCGTTCAAGGACAGCATCCTGCTGTTCATTATCGCCCTGATGATCGTGCCGATCGAGGCCACCATCCTGCCGATGTTCCTGGTCGTCAATGAGCTGGGCATGATTAATACCATTCCCGGCTATCTGGTGCCGTTCTTCGTCAATGTCATGAATGTGTTTTTGTTCCGGCAGCATTTCCTGTCGTTCCCGGAAGAGCTGATCGAGGCTTCCAAGATCGATGGACTGGGCGAGATTCGCACCTTCTTCCAGATTGTCGTCCCTTCCAGCCTCAATATGTATATCACGGTCGGCATTCTTACCTTCCTGGCCTCGTGGAATGATTTTCTGTGGCCGGTCATGGCGCTGTCCAAGTCGGAGCTGATGCCGATCCAGGTTGCATTGAACGCGATCTTTAGCGATACGTATAATATTTTCACAAGTCACATTATGGCGGCCCTGACGATGGTCACAATTCCGATTGTCGTCCTGTATATTATATTCCAGAAATATATTGTAGAGGGTTCGCTGCAGAGCGGCATCAAATAA
- a CDS encoding carbohydrate ABC transporter permease, translated as MTKRKHYKKSDLLTAYGFLGPAILLAVVFILLPIILAFTYGFTDYYLLKPGQKQFIGLENFVRMATDEVLIQSFYNTLQFVVLVVPLQLSLALALAMIVNKKIRGVGFFRTAFFSPAVLSLVVISILWTVMLNPTSGLINELLAALGLPKQPFLTSSGQAMPTIVAISAWSGCGYQMMIFLAGLKNIDPQLYEAAEIDGAGGLQRFLSITLPSLKPITMFLVITTTIQAFKLIVQPMVMTGGGPDNSTQTLLQYIYEYGFRHRNIGYASAVTLAFTLFLILISIVIKKLFREERTA; from the coding sequence GTGACTAAACGCAAGCACTACAAAAAAAGCGATCTGCTAACCGCCTACGGATTTTTGGGGCCAGCTATTCTGCTGGCCGTTGTATTCATATTACTGCCGATCATTCTGGCCTTCACGTATGGCTTTACCGACTATTACTTGCTCAAGCCTGGTCAGAAGCAATTCATCGGCCTGGAAAATTTCGTTCGTATGGCTACCGATGAGGTACTGATCCAGAGCTTCTACAATACCTTGCAATTCGTCGTGCTCGTCGTACCGCTGCAGCTATCGCTGGCGCTGGCGCTGGCGATGATCGTCAACAAGAAGATTCGGGGCGTGGGCTTCTTCCGCACCGCCTTCTTCTCGCCTGCTGTGCTGTCGCTCGTCGTCATCTCGATTCTGTGGACAGTCATGCTGAATCCGACCTCCGGGCTGATTAACGAGCTACTAGCTGCTCTCGGTCTGCCGAAGCAGCCGTTTCTGACGAGCAGCGGGCAAGCGATGCCGACCATTGTCGCCATCTCCGCCTGGTCAGGCTGCGGCTACCAGATGATGATCTTCCTGGCTGGACTCAAGAACATCGATCCGCAATTGTATGAAGCGGCGGAGATCGACGGCGCAGGCGGATTGCAGCGCTTCCTGTCAATCACCCTCCCGTCCTTGAAGCCGATCACGATGTTTCTGGTCATCACGACTACAATTCAGGCATTCAAGCTGATCGTGCAGCCGATGGTCATGACGGGCGGCGGGCCGGACAATTCCACGCAGACGCTGCTGCAATACATCTATGAATATGGCTTCCGCCACCGGAATATCGGGTATGCGAGCGCAGTCACGCTGGCCTTCACCCTCTTCCTGATTCTCATCTCGATTGTGATCAAAAAACTGTTCAGGGAGGAGCGCACCGCATGA
- a CDS encoding glycoside hydrolase family 32 protein, translated as MKRLERANQYIQAHRDQVTERPLFHLTPEVGWMNDPNGFIYYRGQYHLFYQHYPYDTAWSDMHWGHAVSDDLVHWRYLPVALANDTLHDANGCFSGSAIEKDGKLYLMYTGHLDPNLGYDREEDQVVETQCLAYSEDGVTFHKYPGNPVIGKDELPEGYLICDFRDPKIWEAGGVYYCVLSVRNSLRRGEILLFQSHNLTDWTFHSSIYQSRPEENILLECPDLFRIGDKDVLVVSVMPCDPEFQQSVENHTLYMIGELDYENGRFLPESSGLLDYGSTFYAPQSAAGKEGERIMFGWMHRWHQPAPPKEYGFTGMMSLPRRLDIQSGRLIQQPGLHVEQHFEPMATHEHVLLNAGASLKLEGQPAAYLRLEVKPGAGRFVVELHRQSGLSGLEQQASIAPGQGQQQSSTAVPQSGEGQAAVSTATATATAEATTEVAATSEATTVNATVVRATRLAVDMTSGTLTLSSDYSDQPPIIITTSLPAASCNSTDQEQSSVTAPAPGTAGGRSEVNGANSSDTFDDGLTLELFIDLHSIELFVNSGEKVATLTAYSLGKGCGLSLSGEEDTAFRLIHYASLRQRA; from the coding sequence ATGAAGAGATTAGAGAGAGCCAACCAATACATTCAAGCTCATAGAGATCAAGTGACGGAGCGACCGCTATTCCATCTGACGCCAGAGGTCGGGTGGATGAATGATCCGAACGGCTTCATCTACTATCGCGGGCAATATCATCTATTCTATCAGCACTATCCCTACGATACAGCATGGAGCGATATGCACTGGGGTCATGCGGTATCGGATGACCTCGTTCACTGGCGCTATCTCCCTGTCGCGCTGGCGAATGATACGCTGCACGATGCCAATGGCTGCTTCTCCGGGAGCGCCATCGAGAAGGATGGCAAGCTGTATCTCATGTACACCGGGCATCTTGACCCGAATCTTGGCTATGACCGTGAGGAAGATCAGGTCGTGGAGACCCAATGTCTGGCCTATTCGGAGGATGGAGTTACCTTCCACAAATATCCGGGCAATCCGGTCATCGGCAAGGACGAGCTGCCCGAAGGGTACTTGATCTGCGACTTCCGCGATCCGAAGATATGGGAGGCGGGCGGTGTCTACTACTGCGTGCTCTCCGTTCGCAACTCGCTGCGGCGTGGAGAGATTCTCCTCTTCCAATCGCATAATCTGACGGACTGGACGTTCCACTCCTCAATCTATCAGTCGCGGCCAGAGGAGAACATCCTGCTGGAATGTCCTGACCTGTTCCGTATCGGGGACAAGGACGTGCTCGTCGTATCGGTCATGCCTTGCGACCCGGAGTTTCAACAGAGCGTGGAGAACCACACCCTGTACATGATCGGGGAATTGGACTACGAGAACGGGCGCTTCCTGCCAGAGAGCAGCGGCTTGCTCGATTACGGCAGCACCTTCTACGCGCCGCAGTCGGCGGCAGGCAAGGAGGGCGAGCGGATCATGTTCGGCTGGATGCATCGCTGGCACCAGCCCGCACCGCCCAAGGAATATGGCTTCACCGGGATGATGTCGCTGCCGCGCCGTCTGGACATTCAGAGCGGTCGCCTCATCCAGCAGCCTGGCCTCCACGTTGAGCAGCACTTCGAGCCGATGGCGACCCATGAGCATGTCCTGCTCAATGCAGGCGCTAGCCTGAAGCTGGAGGGACAGCCAGCCGCTTATCTGCGTCTTGAGGTGAAGCCCGGTGCTGGACGATTCGTCGTGGAGCTGCATCGGCAGTCCGGGCTGTCCGGACTGGAGCAACAGGCCAGCATAGCTCCGGGGCAAGGGCAGCAGCAGTCCAGCACAGCCGTTCCACAGTCAGGAGAGGGGCAGGCGGCAGTATCCACGGCAACAGCGACCGCGACTGCGGAGGCGACTACGGAAGTGGCTGCAACTTCGGAAGCGACTACTGTGAATGCGACTGTTGTTCGGGCAACCCGTCTTGCGGTCGATATGACGAGCGGTACGCTCACCTTATCCTCGGATTACAGCGACCAGCCGCCGATTATCATCACCACATCCCTCCCTGCTGCAAGCTGCAACAGCACAGACCAGGAGCAGAGCAGTGTTACGGCTCCCGCGCCGGGTACAGCAGGCGGCAGGAGCGAAGTGAACGGTGCCAACTCATCTGACACATTCGACGATGGTCTAACGCTGGAGCTGTTCATCGACCTTCACTCGATCGAGCTGTTCGTTAACTCCGGCGAGAAGGTCGCCACCCTCACGGCTTATAGCCTGGGCAAGGGCTGCGGCCTCTCCCTCAGCGGCGAGGAAGACACCGCGTTCCGTCTCATTCACTATGCCTCGCTGCGACAGCGGGCATAA
- a CDS encoding SDR family NAD(P)-dependent oxidoreductase encodes MGRLAGKVAIITGAGSGMGAEQARLFAKEGAKVVGGDMNIDGLQAVIDEIKADGGDAIAVKLNISSSEDWIHAVQAAVEAYGKVNVLVNTAGVAGPFIAKAADHDPDEWDKLLAINLKGAFLGSKYTIPEMIKDGGGSIVTISSIGGLIGGQGGTGYGAAKAGLIGMSRNIAVDYGKDNVRSNVVCPGQIRTPMSAVLENEDMKAAKQYYLNKTPLGHFGDPIDIAYATLFLASDESKFITGTELVVDGGVMAN; translated from the coding sequence ATGGGAAGATTAGCAGGCAAAGTAGCGATTATTACTGGCGCAGGCAGTGGTATGGGAGCTGAGCAAGCTCGTCTGTTTGCAAAAGAAGGGGCTAAAGTCGTTGGCGGTGATATGAACATAGATGGTCTTCAAGCTGTCATTGATGAAATTAAAGCAGACGGTGGAGATGCCATTGCTGTTAAATTAAACATTTCATCCTCTGAAGATTGGATACATGCTGTCCAGGCTGCTGTTGAAGCTTATGGCAAAGTTAACGTCCTAGTAAATACTGCTGGAGTGGCTGGTCCATTCATCGCGAAGGCGGCTGATCATGATCCAGATGAGTGGGATAAGCTCTTGGCCATTAACTTAAAAGGTGCCTTCCTAGGAAGCAAATATACGATTCCTGAAATGATTAAAGATGGTGGCGGTTCCATCGTAACGATATCCTCTATTGGTGGTCTAATCGGCGGACAAGGCGGCACAGGCTATGGGGCTGCAAAGGCTGGCCTAATCGGTATGTCTAGAAATATTGCTGTAGACTATGGCAAAGATAATGTACGTTCAAACGTTGTTTGCCCCGGTCAAATTAGAACTCCAATGTCTGCCGTACTTGAAAATGAAGATATGAAAGCAGCGAAACAGTACTATTTAAATAAAACACCACTAGGTCACTTTGGCGATCCTATTGATATTGCCTATGCTACACTATTCCTGGCATCAGACGAATCCAAATTCATTACGGGCACAGAATTAGTAGTTGATGGCGGCGTAATGGCTAACTAA
- a CDS encoding ABC transporter ATP-binding protein, giving the protein MIEVNQVTKEFKVFKREKGLASSIRSILARKYEIKKAVHNISFNIQEGELVGYIGANGAGKSTTIKMLAGILIPTSGIVRVNGKEPHRNRKENAMNIGVVFGQRSQLYWNLPMEETFDLFAKIYKIDSKVFRSNLDFYVELLDMGEFLRTPVRQLSLGQRMRAELAVALLHEPKVLYLDEPTIGLDVAVKERIRTFIRQINRTKKTTIILTTHDMKDIEEVCSRIITINRGEVLFDGTVASFKNSFNPGHIITVDLKQDQNVLLDERLQLIEDEGCKKSFLFHKEELSVAQAISILSSHYEVTDIRLKEPDIEEAVKAIYAAAAK; this is encoded by the coding sequence ATGATCGAGGTCAATCAAGTTACGAAGGAGTTCAAGGTGTTCAAGCGGGAGAAGGGACTGGCTTCCTCCATCCGCTCGATCCTGGCTCGCAAATACGAGATTAAAAAAGCGGTTCACAACATCAGCTTCAACATTCAAGAGGGAGAGCTGGTAGGGTATATTGGCGCCAATGGCGCGGGGAAATCGACGACCATCAAGATGCTGGCAGGCATCCTGATCCCGACCTCAGGCATCGTGAGAGTCAATGGCAAGGAGCCGCACCGCAACCGCAAGGAAAATGCCATGAATATTGGCGTTGTATTCGGACAGCGCTCCCAGCTCTACTGGAACCTGCCGATGGAAGAGACATTTGATCTATTTGCGAAAATATATAAGATCGATTCGAAGGTATTCCGCAGCAATCTTGATTTTTATGTGGAGCTGCTGGATATGGGGGAATTTCTGCGAACTCCGGTGCGGCAGCTTAGTCTGGGACAGAGGATGCGGGCGGAGCTGGCGGTGGCCTTGCTGCATGAGCCGAAGGTGCTGTATCTCGATGAGCCTACGATTGGGCTTGATGTTGCGGTGAAGGAGCGGATCAGAACGTTCATCCGGCAGATCAACCGGACGAAGAAGACGACGATAATATTGACCACGCATGATATGAAGGATATTGAGGAGGTATGCAGCCGTATCATCACCATTAACAGGGGAGAGGTTCTGTTTGACGGTACGGTCGCTTCGTTCAAGAATAGCTTCAACCCCGGTCACATCATTACCGTCGATCTGAAGCAAGATCAGAACGTGCTGCTCGACGAGCGACTTCAGTTGATTGAGGATGAGGGCTGCAAGAAGAGCTTTCTATTCCACAAAGAGGAGCTGTCCGTTGCACAGGCCATCTCGATCCTGTCGAGCCACTATGAGGTGACAGATATTCGGCTGAAGGAGCCGGACATTGAGGAGGCAGTCAAGGCGATCTATGCCGCTGCTGCGAAATAA
- a CDS encoding acetyl-CoA acetyltransferase: protein MTQRNQGSTIVYQCHHDMAEQIRAHRQGIYDALQQCSNRPIRVQTIDGATYDGYVSEVKNGCLYLMTAQPTYDSRAFNPFFPQNYYYNNVILPLVLYELLVISLL, encoded by the coding sequence ATGACCCAACGGAATCAAGGAAGTACGATTGTGTATCAATGCCATCACGACATGGCAGAGCAAATCCGGGCGCATCGCCAGGGCATCTATGATGCACTGCAGCAATGCTCCAATCGCCCGATCCGAGTGCAGACGATCGACGGCGCCACCTACGACGGTTATGTGTCCGAGGTGAAGAATGGCTGCCTCTACCTGATGACCGCCCAGCCCACCTATGACAGTCGGGCATTCAATCCGTTCTTTCCACAGAACTACTACTACAACAATGTTATTTTGCCGCTCGTCCTGTATGAGCTGCTGGTCATCTCGCTGCTATAG
- a CDS encoding methyl-accepting chemotaxis protein has translation MKLSLRLKLILIGAIPLLFYVVTNLVMLWEYNSLYKTMSTEIYEVANQVSGNVLNADRDMYQAYTAYLKLVLEEPHGDGRLAAQEDMESNYKQAVERLAHAQQMLQDNGLLGLSGGESGRTAEAIILSFQKDAASWYEMAQLRIAQDAKAASHEKVEQQFLLSRGGINEITDSIDLYSSSKMEAIRESMQQMMTILVGVLIGLTLLLSGMVGVMVRRIASLIRRVVAKLELAGRGDLTTPRDERYAADELGQIARSVDDMTDSMGRIIAGIIKGTGEVSASSAMLSKSSGESAAAAGHVAGQMQEVAAGSEAQARGAQESSRAMEEMAEGISRIAMNTTVLADHAAVTAAQSQEGEGALERLVVQMNGIQQSTLLLSQMIAALETRSQQIGHIAENITAFAGQTNILSLNASIEAARAGEAGRGFAVVAAEIRKLAASSLQSAEGIHALVSDTQAEIDLAARHMAQAQQETAVGGECVDEVGRRLRAIREATAEVATQLEENSAIAEQMTAGAEQVSAAMQETAGTAAANLEKTDSVAAATEQQLALMENITDAARRLDDIVASLNAAVAHFTLRD, from the coding sequence ATGAAATTATCCTTGCGCCTAAAGCTGATCCTGATCGGAGCTATTCCCCTGCTATTCTACGTGGTGACGAATCTCGTCATGCTATGGGAGTACAATAGTTTGTACAAGACGATGTCAACGGAAATTTATGAGGTTGCCAATCAGGTCAGCGGCAATGTACTGAATGCAGACCGGGACATGTACCAAGCCTATACCGCCTATCTGAAGCTTGTATTGGAAGAGCCGCACGGCGATGGCAGGCTGGCTGCGCAGGAGGACATGGAGTCAAACTACAAGCAGGCCGTAGAACGGTTGGCCCATGCGCAGCAGATGCTACAAGATAACGGTCTGCTCGGCCTCAGTGGCGGAGAGTCCGGGCGGACAGCAGAGGCGATCATCCTATCCTTCCAGAAGGATGCGGCAAGCTGGTATGAGATGGCACAGCTCCGCATCGCCCAGGATGCCAAGGCTGCTTCTCATGAGAAGGTGGAGCAGCAGTTCCTGCTGAGCCGGGGAGGCATTAATGAAATTACCGACAGCATCGACCTCTACTCCTCCAGCAAGATGGAGGCCATTCGTGAATCGATGCAGCAGATGATGACGATCTTGGTCGGTGTTCTTATCGGCTTGACCCTGCTGCTTAGCGGCATGGTCGGCGTGATGGTCAGACGGATCGCATCGCTGATTCGCCGCGTCGTGGCCAAGCTGGAGCTGGCAGGCAGGGGAGACCTGACGACCCCACGCGATGAACGCTATGCGGCTGATGAGCTGGGGCAGATCGCACGCTCTGTCGATGATATGACGGACAGCATGGGCCGCATCATCGCGGGCATCATCAAGGGAACCGGCGAGGTGTCCGCCTCCTCGGCAATGCTCTCCAAGTCTTCGGGAGAATCCGCCGCCGCCGCTGGACATGTGGCCGGGCAGATGCAAGAGGTGGCTGCCGGATCGGAGGCACAGGCCAGAGGTGCGCAGGAATCGTCGCGGGCGATGGAGGAGATGGCAGAGGGCATCAGCCGCATCGCGATGAATACGACGGTGCTGGCAGATCATGCGGCCGTGACCGCTGCGCAGAGTCAGGAAGGGGAGGGCGCGCTGGAGAGGCTGGTTGTGCAGATGAACGGCATTCAGCAATCGACCCTGCTGCTCTCGCAGATGATCGCCGCGCTGGAGACTCGCTCGCAGCAGATCGGCCATATTGCCGAGAACATCACTGCGTTTGCAGGTCAGACCAATATTCTGTCGCTGAATGCATCGATTGAGGCGGCCAGAGCAGGCGAAGCAGGGAGAGGCTTTGCGGTGGTGGCTGCGGAGATCCGCAAGCTGGCGGCCAGCTCGCTGCAATCGGCGGAGGGGATTCATGCGCTGGTAAGCGATACGCAGGCCGAGATTGACCTGGCGGCTCGCCATATGGCTCAGGCGCAGCAGGAGACGGCAGTTGGCGGGGAATGCGTGGATGAGGTCGGGCGACGTCTGCGAGCCATCCGGGAAGCGACTGCCGAGGTGGCGACTCAGCTAGAGGAGAACTCAGCCATCGCCGAGCAGATGACAGCAGGAGCCGAGCAGGTGAGTGCCGCGATGCAGGAGACGGCTGGTACCGCGGCGGCGAACCTGGAGAAGACCGATAGCGTGGCCGCAGCGACCGAGCAGCAGCTCGCGCTGATGGAGAATATTACAGATGCCGCCAGACGGCTCGATGACATCGTCGCTTCACTGAATGCAGCGGTGGCGCACTTTACACTACGGGATTAG